In Camarhynchus parvulus chromosome 21, STF_HiC, whole genome shotgun sequence, a genomic segment contains:
- the CCDC27 gene encoding coiled-coil domain-containing protein 27: MAIGAISSLQRQMEIQESELRKIRSEKELLQKQLREREVQLQAVSDKFCSLTEEQRQEEAVVMMEEENQNLQQVVTEQELQLAEQNKLISELQGTISQLQAEVVTTRLHLLEQKQAQKETQSQFEALQHTELQTRVALELISSKFERYRNKIIQATFSVEGIQDPQGELTDDELLEAMQKLFNERTEFQQMLKNKSSRTSLLSSGSSTASPARRRNSSRMEKL; the protein is encoded by the exons ATGGCCATAG GTGCCATCTCTTCCTTGCAAAGACAGATGGAGATCCAAGAATCTGAGCTTCGGAAAATCAGATCTGAAAAGGAATTGCTCCAGAAGCAGCTCAGAGAGAGGGAAGTCCAGCTCCAAGCTGTGTCTGACAAG TTTTGCAGCCTGACAGAAGAACAGAGGCAGGAAGAAGCGGTGGTGATGATGGAGGAGGAGAACCAAAACCTTCAACAG GTTGTTACAGAACAGGAACTCCAGCTGGCTGAGCAGAACAAGCTCATCAGTGAGCTACAGGGGACAAtcagccagctgcaggctgaggtTGTGACCACCCGCCTCCACCTCCTGGAGCAGAAACAGGCCCAGAAGGAGACCCAGAGCCAGTTTGAGGCACTGCAGCACACGGAGCTGCAAACCAGAGTGGCACTGGAGCTCATCAGCAGCAAG TTTGAAAGGTatagaaacaaaataatccaGGCTACATTCAGCGTGGAGGGCATCCAGGACCCCCAGGGCGAGCTCACGGATGATGAATTGCTGGAGGCAATGCAG AAACTCTTTAACGAGCGGACGGAGTTCCAGCAGATGCTGAAGAACAAGAGCAGCAGgacatccctgctcagcagtggcagcagcacagcatcaccagcaaGGAGAAGGAATTCCTCCAGGATGGAAAAGCTCTGA
- the LOC115912248 gene encoding uncharacterized protein LOC115912248 has protein sequence MGRRRKTLHDYAAEFSELSVRREPAGPGPAGAVETLLCTPCQLPLRVRRDRILEHLSSGRHCRNRRLLRQLGLRAPGLRSAGPDSSLSLSLPLPLDVPSVLSHPSFLVPTGSSAGYSMVPSPPSYHKLLVPHHPIPATHRDNPTPSTSASHPSPLATFHTRIAPLGQSGSARDASNSPTPPSCHGGSGLVLFGAGLVSTALLQSLLEETGCCLLYVVEDQLEEVERAFGAKVPAGTRVLRQQDATIALSDPRVSGAIICSPLDKAPEMVRDALRAGKGVFCEGLPSLDRQTAETCFDEADRCGRPLVCGFYKRFDPALQFLYKKVRDSRALGRIHRISTISSLYPAASLGLLKASGGIFYNAAVHDIDIISLLLGESVPDTIFSLGHAFCADMGCLRDVDTVTISMKFPSGAIVTLDISQHCTRSCDQRLEVHGSQGTLRVDNQNPLGITEHGTSVSICPQTQAERYRDAYRELFRHFLRTLKGQEPPVVTKEQLLWTIQVAAAAEQSWRNRSAVDLHSGATDPPGVKAELV, from the exons ATGGGGCGGAGGAGGAAGACGCTGCACGACTACGCTGCCGAGTTCTCGGAGCTGTCGGTGCGGCGGgagccggcggggccgggcccggcgggcgcCGTGGAGACGCTGTTGTGCACGCCGTGCCAGCTGCCCCTGAGGGTGCGCCGCGACCGCATCCTGGAGCACCTCAGCTCGGGCCGCCACTGCCGCAACCGCCGCCTGCTCCGGCAGCTCGGGCTGCGCGCCCCGGGGCTCCG ctctgcaggtcCCGActccagcctgagcctgagcttGCCCCTGCCACTCGACGTGCCCTCTGTGCTCTCCCATCCCTCCTTCCTCGTCCCCACTGGTTCCAGCGCCGGCTACAGCATggtcccctcccctccctcctaCCACAAGCTGCTGGTTCCCcaccaccccatccctgccacacACAGGGACAACCCAACACCCTCCACCTCTGCCAGCCACCCCTCACCGCTGGCCACCTTCCACACCAGGATTGCACCTCTTGGCCAAAGTGGGTCTGCACGTGATGCCTCCAACAGCCCGACACCCCCCTCATGCCATGGTGGCAGCGGCCTCGTGCTCTTCGGCGCAGGGCTCGTGAGCACAGCCTTGTTGCAAAGCCTGCTGGAGGAaactggctgctgcctgctgtaTGTGGTGGAGGATCAGCTGGAGGAGGTGGAACGTGCCTTTGGTGCCAAGGTCCCGGCTGGCACCAGGGTGCTGCGGCAGCAGGATGCCACCATCGCACTCAGCGATCCGCG AGTTTCTGGAGCCATTATTTGTTCCCCACTTGACAAAGCCCCTGAGATGGTAAGAGATGCCTTACGAGCag GTAAAGGTGTGTTCTGCGAGGGGCTGCCCAGcttggacagacagacagcagaaaCCTGTTTCGATGAGGCTGACAGATGTGGGAGGCCACTTGTGTGTGGGTTCTACAA GCGCTTtgacccagccctgcagttccTGTACAAGAAGGTGCGGGACAGCCGGGCCCTGGGCAGGATCCACCGGATATCAACCATCAGCAGCCTCTatcctgcagcctctctgggccTGCTGAAAGCCTCAG GTGGAATATTTTACAATGCTGCTGTGCATGACATAGATATTATCAGTTTGCTGTTGGGAGAGAGTGTGCCAGATACAATATTTTCCCTGGGCCATGCCTTCTGTGCAG ACATGGGCTGCCTGAGGGATGTGGACACGGTCACCATCAGCATGAAGTTCCCCAGTGGAGCCATTGTCACCCTGGACATCAGCCAGCactgcaccaggagctgtgaCCAGCGGCTGGAG GTTCACGGGTCTCAAGGGACGTTAAGGGTGGACAACCAGAACCCCCTGGGCATCACAGAGCATGGGACttctgtgtccatctgtccccagacccaagctgagCGCTACAGAGATGCATACAGGGAGCTCTTCCGGCACTTCCTGAGGACCCTGAAAG GCCAGGAGCCCCCCGTGGTCaccaaggagcagctcctctggacCATCCAGGTCGCTGCAGCAGCCGAGCAGTCCTGGAGGAACAGATCTGCTGTGGACTTGCACAGCGGTGCCACGGATCCGCCCGGGGTCAAGGCTGAGCTCGTGTGA